The following are encoded in a window of bacterium genomic DNA:
- a CDS encoding class I SAM-dependent methyltransferase: MARESLDYYLEWKPRFWEAPFLFGLSRVGPDFEGKKVLEIGCRRGRMCSWFAQRGAWVVGGDISLAVAESRGRGRPVFCLVRFRGERLPFKDGSFDIVFTKAVFTVLEKETALEEMLRILAPGGYVWLLENMKLNPFAAVVRFLRHRRGFRWVRHIGYLTYDELESYAPAFSRYEHREFHLLTPLGCFVPLPRGWLRRIVEWETRALRRFRPLARFAWLTCVVGEK; this comes from the coding sequence TTGGCGCGAGAATCGCTCGACTATTATCTGGAATGGAAGCCGCGGTTCTGGGAGGCACCTTTTTTATTCGGCCTGTCGCGGGTGGGCCCCGACTTCGAGGGGAAGAAGGTGTTGGAAATCGGGTGCCGGCGGGGGCGGATGTGTTCGTGGTTCGCGCAACGCGGGGCTTGGGTCGTCGGCGGCGACATTTCTTTAGCGGTCGCGGAGTCACGGGGAAGGGGCCGGCCCGTTTTTTGCTTGGTTCGTTTTCGCGGCGAAAGGCTGCCGTTTAAGGACGGGAGTTTCGATATCGTTTTTACGAAAGCGGTGTTCACGGTATTGGAAAAAGAAACGGCGCTGGAGGAAATGCTGCGCATACTGGCGCCGGGGGGGTACGTATGGCTGTTGGAGAATATGAAGCTGAACCCGTTCGCGGCCGTCGTTAGGTTCCTACGCCATCGGCGCGGTTTCAGGTGGGTAAGGCACATCGGTTACTTGACGTACGACGAGCTCGAGTCGTACGCGCCCGCGTTTTCACGATATGAGCACCGTGAATTCCATCTATTGACGCCGCTGGGCTGCTTCGTCCCGTTGCCGCGCGGCTGGCTCCGGCGCATCGTAGAGTGGGAAACCCGCGCGCTAAGGCGTTTTCGCCCCCTGGCCCGGTTCGCGTGGTTAACGTGTGTCGTCGGCGAAAAATAA